Genomic segment of archaeon BMS3Bbin15:
TATGGCAGGAGGACCTAGATACAGAGTTCCCTTCAGGAGAAGAAGGAAAGGAAAAACAGATTACAGAAGAAGATTGAAGCTTCTCTTTTCAGGTAAACCGAGAGCAGTAGTTAGAGTTAGTACAAAGCATGTTACTTCACAGATTGTTAAATTTTCCCCGCAGGGTGACAGTACAATGATTTCTGCCTCTTCCAAGGAGGTACAGAAGCTGGGCTGGAAAGGCTCAGGTAAGAGTTTGCCAGCCTGTTATCTTCTGGGTTATCTGCTGGGCAAAAAGGCTAAGAATGAAGGTATTGAAGAGGTTGTTCTTGATCTCGGGCTTCTCTCACCACTTCCAGGTTCAAGGGCTTTTGCTGTACTCAAAGGTATAGTTGATTCAGGGCTTAATGTACCCCATGGTGATAATATATTTCCGGATGATGATAGAATAAGAGGGGAACACATAGCAAATTATGCCCGGCAGTTAGGTGAGGAAGAGAAAGGCAGGGTGTTCTCCCAGTATATCTCAAGAGGTTTAGACCCTGAAAATTTACCGGAGCACTTTGAGGATGTGCTCAATAAGATAAGAGGTGCATGATCATGGAAGAACCTGAATGGCTGCCCAAGACAAGACTTGGCAGAATGGTAAAAAACGGAGAAATTAAG
This window contains:
- a CDS encoding 50S ribosomal protein L18P, which gives rise to MAGGPRYRVPFRRRRKGKTDYRRRLKLLFSGKPRAVVRVSTKHVTSQIVKFSPQGDSTMISASSKEVQKLGWKGSGKSLPACYLLGYLLGKKAKNEGIEEVVLDLGLLSPLPGSRAFAVLKGIVDSGLNVPHGDNIFPDDDRIRGEHIANYARQLGEEEKGRVFSQYISRGLDPENLPEHFEDVLNKIRGA